A stretch of Mya arenaria isolate MELC-2E11 chromosome 14, ASM2691426v1 DNA encodes these proteins:
- the LOC128216211 gene encoding transcription intermediary factor 1-beta-like — protein MASKFESSIQRSCDFIHDFACSACEEDGLNTEAQYFCNQCMKHYCDNCVTKHNGLYKRHTVLDRKDVKKWAAAPGTVDVLERCKRHPGEALKLVCGDHDQLCCHVCISIDHRSDTVHQYSTFQTLQRTSAKIPGFDNYLNRLLFLGSR, from the exons ATGGCATCGAAGTTTGAATCCTCCATTCAGAGGAGCTGTGATTTCATCCATGATTTCGCCTGTTCCGCTTGTGAAGAAGATGGATTGAACACGGAAGCTCAATATTTCTGTAATCAGTGCATGAAACATTACTGCGATAATTGTGTTACAAAACATAATGGCTTATACAAGAGACACACGGTACTCGACCGGAAGGACGTGAAGAAATGGGCAGCAGCACCAGGGACGGTGGACGTCCTTGAGAGATGCAAGAGGCACCCCGGGGAGGCGCTCAAGCTGGTCTGTGGTGACCATGACCAGCTGTGTTGCCATGTGTGCATTTCAATTGATCATAG ATCGG ACACTGTTCATCAATACAGCACATTCCAGACGTTGCAAAGGACATCCGCAAAGATCCCGGGTTTCGACAACTACCTCAACAGGTTGCTGTTCTTAGGAAGCAGATAG
- the LOC128218327 gene encoding uncharacterized protein LOC128218327, translated as MKNDRKKNSSSLRKTRTAIVDEIQAIRKKINDILDKMEKTTVQELDRLVADQDMSIKKDMESCTQMHDELKNIIDDIQSIDSSGEPPLYIGFRKCEEKIKQAKEILQNMSSVVKYDLTFRKHNGIEDNLSSMKTFGELNEWNVFGKQPLISLFPRDHVFGIKGYKEYNVKMSSDKDKCDILGICELPGGEIVITDFTNMKVKLLDQEYRVVDHCDVPKYPFDVCHIGWNEVVVCVNNNDGICELHFINIAKGKLVTTRKLSLSHRCYGAAQHGNNLYISSNTALYVYTMTGKLVKKLYEDKSGDNTVMRIAICNDGKTIYITNFSNNQLITLDNNGNKLATFTDPDLVAPDGVHSTTAGHVFVCCFNSNTVLQVDQDGKTKLATQARKQDGVHHPQVLFFSSRTSSLVVAGEKDTLLVLNVR; from the coding sequence ATGAAAAACGACCGAAAGAAAAATAGTTCCTCATTGAGGAAGACTCGAACAGCCATTGTTGATGAAATCCAAGCAATTCGTAAAAAGATCAACGACATTCTTGACAAGATGGAGAAAACAACCGTTCAAGAATTAGACCGTCTGGTAGCTGATCAGGACATGTCCATTAAGAAAGATATGGAATCCTGCACACAGATGCACGATGAATTAAAGAACATCATAGATGACATACAAAGCATAGACTCATCAGGCGAACCACCCCTTTATATTGGTTTCagaaaatgtgaagaaaaaatcaaacaagcAAAAGAAATTCTGCAAAACATGTCAAGTGTTGTCAAATACGATTTAACTTTTCGTAAGCATAATGGAATAGAAGATAATTTGTCTTCGATGAAGACATTTGGAGAGTTAAATGAATGGAATGTTTTTGGTAAACAACCCCTGATATCGCTATTCCCCCGAGATCATGTATTCGGTATCAAAGGTTACAAGGAGTACAACGTGAAGATGAGTTCAGACAAAGATAAATGTGATATTCTAGGGATATGTGAACTGCCTGGTGGAGAGATTGTTATTACAGACTTCACCAACATGAAAGTGAAACTCCTGGACCAGGAGTACAGGGTTGTCGACCACTGTGATGTTCCCAAATATCCATTTGACGTGTGCCACATTGGTtggaatgaggttgtcgtttgTGTTAACAATAACGACGGTATATGtgaacttcatttcattaacattgCAAAAGGTAAACTTGTGACTACGAGAAAATTAAGTTTATCCCACAGATGTTACGGCGCAGCTCAGCACGGGAACAACCTTTACATTTCATCAAACACCGCGCTGTACGTCTATACGATGACGGGGAAGCTGGTTAAGAAGCTGTATGAGGACAAGTCCGGTGATAACACGGTGATGAGAATTGCCATCTGTAACGACGGGAAGACTATCTACATCACAAACTTCTCAAACAATCAACTTATCACCCTGGACAACAACGGCAACAAGCTGGCCACATTCACTGATCCTGACTTGGTGGCACCTGACGGAGTACACTCGACAACTGCTGGACACGTGTTCGTCTGCTGCTTTAACTCCAACACAGTGCTGCAGGTTGACCAGGACGGGAAGACGAAGTTGGCCACACAGGCAAGGAAACAAGACGGAGTGCACCACCCTCAAGTTTTGTTCTTCAGCAGCCGTACATCCTCTCTGGTTGTCGCCGGAGAGAAAGACACGCTCCTCGTCCTTAATGTGCGATAA